The proteins below are encoded in one region of Pontibacter deserti:
- a CDS encoding rhomboid family intramembrane serine protease, translated as MVRNLLIINVVVFILQGSLFDARQFALYHFASDYFNPVQFITHMFLHGSWGHLFSNMFSLFIFGPMLERFWGSQRFLAFYLITGLGASILYSGVRAYELSELRHDTVAYIENPSPVAFNNYMDEHLKESSGRQLAIAMKRNPDRTEYVEESKSVVREVYDAIFNSPMLGASGAVFGILMAFGMLFPNLELFLLFLPVPIKAKYFVLLYGAYELYTGFNRVAGDNVAHFAHLGGMLFAYILIKMWGRNDYSEY; from the coding sequence ATGGTCAGGAACCTCTTGATCATCAACGTGGTAGTTTTTATACTTCAGGGTAGCTTGTTTGATGCCCGTCAGTTTGCGCTCTACCACTTTGCCTCCGATTACTTTAACCCTGTGCAGTTTATAACGCATATGTTCTTACATGGCAGCTGGGGGCACCTATTTAGTAATATGTTCAGCTTGTTCATTTTCGGGCCAATGCTGGAGCGGTTCTGGGGTTCACAACGTTTTCTGGCTTTTTACCTGATTACAGGCCTGGGAGCAAGTATACTTTATTCTGGTGTGCGTGCGTATGAACTGAGCGAACTGCGCCACGATACAGTCGCTTATATTGAGAACCCAAGCCCTGTAGCCTTTAATAACTACATGGATGAGCACCTGAAGGAGAGTTCTGGTCGCCAGCTGGCAATTGCCATGAAGCGTAACCCAGACAGGACAGAGTATGTGGAAGAAAGCAAATCTGTTGTAAGAGAAGTATACGATGCTATTTTTAACAGTCCGATGCTGGGTGCTTCGGGAGCGGTATTTGGCATCCTGATGGCTTTTGGTATGCTGTTCCCGAACCTGGAGCTTTTCCTGCTGTTTCTGCCTGTACCTATAAAAGCTAAGTACTTTGTGCTGTTGTACGGAGCATATGAACTATATACTGGTTTTAACCGTGTGGCAGGCGATAATGTAGCACACTTTGCACACCTCGGCGGAATGCTGTTTGCGTATATACTCATAAAAATGTGGGGGCGAAACGATTACAGCGAGTATTAA
- a CDS encoding ABC transporter permease, whose translation MIFSSVKLQKHTMHKIWLIIQREYLTRVRKKSFIIMTLLTPLLLATFMILPGLLIAMSGEEETVMVLDESGLFEGKLENKKDLKFVHLAGSLEQAKTVYQETDNTALLYIPKISINDPKGITVYGKKNTSLQTQIRLEEALEKEIENQRFIASGLDRETLDKIEANVKLNTINLSQEGEKDNNAIITSAAGVVAAVIIYFFIFLYGVQIMRGVIEEKTNRIVEVIISSVKPFQLMMGKIMGIAAVALTQFLLWIILSFVAITAVSAAFGIDAAPTPMEQYQAGKVAAEGESIANQDEETPEEAAAKSDEFANTIQDVTKSFANLPLLLIFGCFVFYFLGGYLLYGSIFGAIGAAVDNETDTQQFMMPITIPLVISFIMSYSVVLKNPDGAVAFWMSIIPFTSPIVMMVRVPFGVPAWELLLSMGLLILGFIFTTWLAARIYRVGILMYGKKINYKELSKWLFYRV comes from the coding sequence ATGATATTTTCATCCGTAAAGTTACAGAAACACACCATGCATAAGATCTGGTTGATCATACAACGCGAATACCTGACACGTGTCCGCAAAAAGAGTTTTATTATCATGACGCTGCTGACGCCACTGTTGCTGGCTACGTTCATGATTCTGCCTGGCCTGCTGATAGCCATGTCGGGGGAGGAAGAGACCGTAATGGTTTTAGATGAGAGCGGCCTGTTTGAAGGCAAACTAGAAAATAAAAAGGACCTGAAGTTTGTGCACCTGGCAGGTAGCCTGGAGCAAGCCAAGACCGTTTACCAAGAAACCGATAATACAGCCCTGCTTTATATCCCGAAGATTTCGATCAATGACCCTAAAGGTATAACGGTTTACGGCAAGAAAAACACCAGCCTGCAAACCCAGATCCGGTTAGAAGAAGCTCTGGAAAAAGAGATCGAGAACCAGCGTTTTATAGCATCCGGCCTAGACAGAGAGACTCTTGATAAGATAGAAGCTAATGTAAAGCTGAACACTATAAACCTAAGCCAGGAAGGTGAAAAAGATAACAATGCTATTATTACTTCAGCAGCAGGTGTAGTGGCAGCGGTTATCATATACTTCTTTATCTTCTTATATGGAGTGCAGATCATGCGCGGCGTTATCGAAGAGAAAACAAACCGTATTGTAGAAGTGATCATCTCATCGGTGAAGCCATTCCAGTTGATGATGGGTAAAATTATGGGTATCGCTGCTGTTGCCCTTACGCAGTTCCTGCTCTGGATCATACTTTCGTTTGTGGCGATAACAGCTGTTTCGGCTGCTTTTGGCATTGATGCTGCCCCAACACCAATGGAGCAGTACCAGGCAGGTAAAGTAGCAGCTGAAGGCGAAAGTATAGCTAACCAGGATGAAGAAACACCGGAAGAAGCAGCCGCTAAAAGCGATGAATTTGCCAATACAATTCAGGATGTGACAAAAAGCTTTGCCAACCTGCCATTGCTGCTCATTTTTGGCTGTTTTGTGTTCTACTTTTTAGGTGGTTACCTGCTTTACGGCTCAATTTTCGGGGCAATAGGTGCCGCCGTTGATAACGAGACTGATACCCAGCAGTTCATGATGCCGATCACCATTCCGCTGGTTATTTCGTTTATCATGTCGTATTCGGTGGTGCTGAAGAACCCGGATGGAGCAGTAGCCTTCTGGATGTCGATCATTCCGTTTACCTCGCCGATTGTGATGATGGTGCGTGTACCATTCGGCGTACCAGCCTGGGAACTGTTACTATCGATGGGCTTACTTATACTTGGGTTCATCTTTACTACCTGGCTAGCGGCACGTATTTATCGTGTAGGTATACTGATGTACGGCAAAAAGATCAACTATAAAGAGCTTTCGAAGTGGTTATTTTACAGAGTATAA
- a CDS encoding glycoside hydrolase family 3 N-terminal domain-containing protein produces MLKSFSLGLLILIFLGMGPLMSLKPSEEIVVGIKERNWVDSVFNSLSPDQRIGQLFMVAAYSNKDEKHFREIDTLVTRYGIGGLMFMQGGPERQARLNNRFQAEAKVPMLIAMDAEWGLSMRLDSSTHFARQMTLGAMNDEKYVYMMGREIALKMKRLGVNVSFSPVMDVNVNPANPVIGNRSFGESKEEVTKRGIAYIKGLQDHGVMAVAKHFPGHGDTDTDSHLALPVIKHDLKRLTEVELYPFKKSFEAGVMGVMVAHLYIPGIDSTKNQATTLSKPLVTGLLKDKMKYKGLVFTDALNMKGVASYYKPGEVDLKALMAGNDVLLFPEDVPTAVSKIKGAIAAGQIDTVELNQRVRKILHAKYWVGLNNYKPVQLANLKQDMARPLASVVQEQLYEQAITVVENKNNLLPFRNLDTLSIASVAVGVAPDNKFQEILGNYAPVAKFSISDRFAPDSAFTNIIPQLAGHDVVLVSIHNMNSTPARDFGIGLGTRAFIQYLQYRTDKKVVVAVMGNAYSLKFFEAAQWLTVGYEDNPVSQSLMAQALFGARAAKGKLPVSASAKYKSGTGIETPSLGRLKYGVPESVGMDSKVLAQIDNIALEAIAYAATPGAQVLVVKDGTVVFNKSYGHYTYEKERPVTSNTVYDVASITKVAATLQAVMFLKDQGKINLDEKISAYLPELKGTNKEGLILRDILTHQAGLQATLPHWQKTLDERTLAQTYYASTQTDVFPNEVTPGIYSIKSMEDSLWTWTVHSKLLTKKKEAKSYEYKYSDLGFYIMKRMAEHMLNQPIDEFLEQNIYAPLGMSTLTYNPLLKHPREIIAPTEDDNYFRKTLIWGTVHDQGAAMLGGVGGHAGLFSNANDLAKLMQMNLQNGEYGGHKFFNTHVVSEFAKKQFKNSRRGLGWDKPAPDGNGPTSNLASLSTYGHTGFTGTAAWVDPENNLIYIFLSNRVFPDAGNTKLVKYNIRTRIHDVIYKAIVPKT; encoded by the coding sequence ATGTTGAAGAGTTTCAGTTTAGGATTGCTTATACTTATCTTTCTCGGGATGGGCCCACTGATGTCGTTAAAGCCGTCAGAAGAAATTGTGGTGGGTATCAAAGAGAGAAACTGGGTAGATAGCGTCTTTAATTCTTTATCTCCTGACCAGCGTATCGGGCAGCTGTTTATGGTTGCTGCGTACTCTAACAAAGACGAGAAACACTTCCGTGAAATTGATACTCTGGTAACACGTTATGGCATTGGCGGATTGATGTTTATGCAGGGTGGCCCTGAACGCCAGGCCCGCCTGAACAACCGTTTCCAGGCCGAAGCAAAGGTACCTATGCTGATTGCCATGGATGCTGAGTGGGGCTTAAGCATGCGCCTGGACAGTAGCACACACTTTGCCCGCCAAATGACGCTTGGCGCCATGAATGACGAAAAGTATGTGTACATGATGGGCCGTGAGATAGCCCTGAAAATGAAACGCCTTGGTGTGAACGTCAGTTTCTCGCCGGTAATGGACGTGAACGTAAACCCTGCCAACCCGGTAATTGGCAACCGCTCATTCGGCGAATCGAAAGAAGAAGTGACCAAGCGCGGCATTGCTTACATTAAAGGCTTACAGGATCACGGTGTAATGGCAGTAGCCAAGCACTTCCCGGGTCACGGCGACACCGATACAGATTCTCACCTGGCGCTGCCTGTTATCAAACACGACCTGAAGCGCCTGACAGAAGTAGAGCTTTACCCTTTTAAAAAATCATTTGAAGCCGGTGTGATGGGCGTGATGGTGGCGCACCTTTACATCCCTGGCATCGATAGCACTAAAAATCAGGCAACTACCCTTTCTAAACCACTCGTAACCGGTCTTTTAAAAGACAAAATGAAGTATAAAGGGCTGGTATTTACGGATGCCCTGAACATGAAAGGCGTTGCCAGCTACTATAAACCAGGCGAAGTAGACCTGAAAGCACTGATGGCTGGTAACGATGTGCTGCTTTTCCCGGAAGATGTGCCTACGGCTGTAAGCAAAATAAAAGGAGCTATTGCAGCAGGCCAGATAGATACGGTAGAACTTAATCAGCGCGTGCGCAAGATATTACATGCTAAGTATTGGGTGGGCCTGAACAACTATAAACCGGTGCAACTCGCTAACCTGAAGCAGGATATGGCACGCCCGTTGGCCAGCGTAGTGCAGGAGCAGCTTTACGAACAGGCCATAACAGTAGTAGAGAACAAGAACAACCTGTTGCCTTTCCGTAACCTGGATACCTTAAGTATAGCCTCGGTAGCTGTAGGTGTGGCACCGGACAATAAGTTTCAGGAAATATTGGGTAACTATGCCCCTGTAGCTAAATTTTCTATCTCAGATCGTTTTGCACCTGACTCAGCATTCACCAACATTATTCCACAATTGGCAGGTCATGACGTGGTACTGGTAAGTATACATAACATGAACAGCACGCCTGCCAGAGACTTCGGTATCGGGTTAGGTACACGCGCATTTATCCAGTACCTGCAGTATCGCACCGATAAAAAAGTAGTGGTAGCTGTAATGGGTAATGCTTATAGTTTAAAGTTCTTTGAAGCAGCTCAGTGGCTTACTGTTGGTTACGAAGATAACCCGGTGTCACAATCACTTATGGCTCAGGCGCTGTTTGGTGCTCGTGCTGCTAAAGGTAAACTTCCGGTTTCAGCTTCCGCTAAGTATAAGTCTGGTACTGGTATAGAAACACCTTCATTGGGCCGATTGAAGTATGGTGTGCCGGAAAGCGTGGGAATGGATTCTAAAGTACTGGCTCAGATTGATAATATCGCTCTGGAAGCCATTGCTTATGCTGCTACACCAGGTGCACAGGTGTTGGTAGTAAAAGATGGTACTGTAGTATTTAATAAGTCTTATGGCCATTACACTTACGAAAAAGAAAGACCTGTAACAAGCAATACTGTTTACGACGTAGCTTCCATCACCAAAGTAGCTGCTACATTACAGGCTGTTATGTTCCTGAAAGACCAGGGTAAGATTAACCTGGATGAGAAGATCTCTGCTTACTTACCGGAACTGAAAGGCACGAACAAAGAAGGGCTTATACTTCGGGATATCCTGACGCACCAGGCTGGCTTACAGGCTACGTTACCGCACTGGCAGAAAACGCTGGATGAACGTACTTTGGCACAAACCTATTATGCCAGCACGCAAACTGATGTGTTCCCGAATGAAGTAACGCCAGGTATCTACTCTATCAAATCGATGGAGGATTCGCTATGGACCTGGACGGTGCACTCTAAGTTGCTGACTAAAAAGAAAGAGGCAAAGAGCTACGAGTATAAGTATAGCGACCTTGGCTTCTACATCATGAAGCGTATGGCTGAACACATGCTGAACCAGCCAATAGATGAATTCCTGGAGCAGAACATTTACGCGCCGCTGGGCATGAGTACATTAACTTATAACCCATTGCTGAAACATCCACGCGAAATAATAGCTCCTACTGAAGACGACAATTACTTCCGTAAAACGCTGATCTGGGGAACGGTGCACGATCAGGGAGCTGCCATGCTGGGTGGTGTAGGTGGACATGCCGGCTTGTTCTCTAATGCAAATGATCTGGCTAAACTTATGCAGATGAACTTACAGAACGGTGAGTATGGCGGGCATAAGTTCTTTAACACGCACGTAGTTTCTGAGTTCGCTAAAAAGCAATTCAAAAACAGCCGCCGAGGCCTGGGCTGGGATAAGCCTGCCCCTGATGGAAATGGCCCGACCTCTAACCTGGCTTCTCTATCTACTTATGGCCATACTGGTTTTACAGGTACAGCCGCCTGGGTCGATCCGGAAAATAATCTGATTTACATCTTCTTGTCTAACAGGGTATTCCCGGATGCAGGAAACACCAAATTGGTAAAGTATAACATCCGGACACGTATTCATGATGTAATCTATAAAGCGATTGTTCCTAAAACATAA
- a CDS encoding DUF7935 family protein: MELIIDILKITIPGLIVAIAMYQLVKTQTERDYKLRLLELKQKNGEVVIPIRLQAYERIVLLLERITPSNLLLRVSGSGHTASDYHRMLLSEIRNEFSHNMSQQVYMSEQAWQQVKHAREEVVNLINRNYQEMTDKSKGTDLAKKILESILASENDPTARAITFVKQEIAQVF, from the coding sequence ATGGAACTGATCATAGATATTTTGAAGATTACGATACCGGGGCTTATAGTTGCCATTGCCATGTATCAGCTGGTAAAAACGCAGACCGAACGTGACTATAAACTCCGTCTGCTGGAGCTGAAGCAAAAGAACGGAGAAGTAGTTATACCTATTCGTTTGCAGGCCTATGAGCGCATTGTGCTGCTACTCGAGCGTATTACTCCCAGTAACCTGTTGTTGCGCGTTAGCGGCTCAGGCCACACGGCTTCAGATTATCATCGTATGTTGCTAAGCGAGATACGGAATGAGTTTAGCCATAATATGTCGCAGCAGGTGTACATGAGTGAGCAGGCCTGGCAGCAGGTAAAACATGCCCGCGAAGAAGTTGTTAACCTGATTAACAGGAATTACCAGGAGATGACAGATAAATCGAAAGGTACTGATCTTGCCAAAAAAATACTGGAATCTATACTTGCCTCAGAAAATGACCCAACCGCCCGTGCTATTACTTTTGTGAAACAAGAGATTGCGCAGGTATTCTAG
- the bshA gene encoding N-acetyl-alpha-D-glucosaminyl L-malate synthase BshA, protein MKIGIVCYPTFGGSGVVATELGKALALKGHQVHFITYSQPARLDFFNENLFYHEVYIPSYPLFQYPPYELALSSKMVDIVQFEKLDVLHVHYAIPHASAAYMAKQILKTKGINIPVITTLHGTDITLVGKDASFEPVVTFSINQSDGVTAVSESLRTETYEFFPIERDIEVIPNFINLEKFRRQKKEHFRTAISPHNEKLLVHTSNFRSVKRVEDVIQIFSKVHQQIPSKLLLVGDGPERPKMEKLCRDLGIYHDVRFLGKLEAVEEVLSIADLFLMPSEKESFGLAALEAMACEVPVISTNAGGIPELNINGVTGFVSPVGDVESMFQNALYVLDDERLPTFKANALARAHEFDVERIVPLYEAFYQKIIAAQLAEVNS, encoded by the coding sequence ATGAAGATCGGCATTGTCTGTTATCCTACCTTTGGCGGTAGTGGTGTAGTAGCCACTGAACTTGGCAAGGCACTGGCTCTTAAAGGCCACCAGGTACATTTTATCACCTATAGTCAGCCAGCACGCCTCGATTTTTTTAACGAGAACCTGTTTTACCACGAAGTATATATTCCTTCATACCCCCTGTTCCAGTATCCGCCTTACGAGCTGGCATTATCCAGTAAGATGGTAGATATTGTGCAGTTTGAGAAGCTGGATGTACTACACGTACATTATGCTATTCCGCATGCATCGGCGGCTTATATGGCAAAGCAGATACTTAAAACAAAAGGTATCAATATTCCCGTTATCACTACTCTGCACGGTACTGATATTACACTGGTTGGTAAAGATGCCTCTTTTGAACCGGTAGTAACATTTAGCATTAACCAGTCTGATGGCGTAACGGCTGTATCTGAAAGTCTGCGTACCGAAACGTATGAGTTCTTCCCGATTGAACGTGACATTGAAGTAATCCCGAATTTTATAAACCTGGAGAAATTCCGCCGCCAGAAAAAAGAGCACTTCAGAACTGCGATCAGCCCACATAACGAAAAGCTGCTGGTGCATACATCCAACTTCCGTTCTGTAAAGCGTGTGGAAGACGTAATCCAGATATTCAGCAAAGTACATCAGCAGATACCGAGCAAGTTGCTATTAGTAGGCGATGGCCCTGAGCGTCCGAAAATGGAGAAGCTTTGTCGCGACTTGGGTATTTACCACGATGTACGCTTTTTAGGCAAACTGGAAGCTGTAGAAGAAGTTCTTTCTATTGCCGATCTGTTCCTGATGCCATCTGAAAAAGAAAGCTTTGGCTTGGCAGCCCTGGAAGCAATGGCCTGCGAAGTGCCGGTTATTTCAACGAATGCTGGTGGTATACCGGAGCTGAACATTAACGGTGTAACTGGTTTTGTAAGCCCGGTTGGTGACGTAGAAAGCATGTTCCAGAATGCCCTTTATGTGCTTGATGATGAACGACTGCCAACCTTTAAAGCAAACGCCTTAGCCCGCGCCCACGAATTTGATGTGGAGAGAATTGTGCCACTTTACGAAGCCTTTTATCAGAAAATAATTGCCGCACAACTGGCCGAAGTAAATAGTTAA
- a CDS encoding rhomboid family protein translates to MSILQDIKDTFRQPNNTLKQLILINVIVFVVLIVLRLLLTFTAGPGAYNLIMSFIELHSSPMVFITRPWTIITYFFTHQGFLHIIFNMLNLYWFGQLIREYLGDKKLLSLYVLGGIAGGLLYLLTYNFIPYFEDRAANSVMIGASASVLAIVVAAATLLPNYTFNLLLIGPVRIKYIALFLVLLSMSGAVGDNAGGNIAHLGGALIGWLFIKQLQRGNDMGRPLHAIFNFFGGLFSRKPKLKVTHRTSAYSTRTNGSATTTVGKPSQKEIDLILDKISSSGYESLSKEEKQKLFQASQKE, encoded by the coding sequence ATGAGTATACTTCAAGATATAAAAGATACCTTCCGTCAGCCCAACAACACGCTCAAACAGCTGATACTGATAAACGTGATCGTGTTTGTGGTGCTGATAGTGCTGCGCCTGCTGCTTACCTTTACAGCCGGGCCGGGTGCATATAATTTAATAATGAGCTTTATTGAGCTGCATTCCAGCCCAATGGTGTTCATTACCCGCCCCTGGACAATTATTACTTACTTTTTTACCCACCAAGGCTTTCTGCACATCATTTTTAACATGCTTAACCTGTACTGGTTCGGGCAACTGATACGGGAATACCTGGGCGATAAAAAACTGCTGAGTTTGTATGTGCTTGGCGGTATTGCCGGTGGTTTGTTATACTTACTTACCTACAACTTTATTCCATACTTCGAAGATCGGGCTGCTAATTCCGTTATGATCGGAGCATCGGCGAGTGTGCTGGCCATAGTTGTAGCGGCAGCCACCTTGCTGCCAAACTATACATTTAATCTGCTGCTGATCGGGCCGGTTCGTATCAAGTATATTGCTTTGTTCCTGGTGTTGCTCTCTATGTCGGGGGCAGTTGGCGATAATGCGGGTGGTAACATTGCGCACTTAGGCGGAGCTTTAATTGGCTGGTTGTTTATAAAACAACTACAGCGAGGCAACGACATGGGCCGACCTTTACATGCTATATTTAATTTCTTCGGTGGCTTGTTTAGTCGTAAACCAAAATTAAAAGTAACCCACCGGACCAGCGCTTATTCTACCAGAACCAATGGTAGCGCTACCACCACTGTAGGTAAGCCAAGCCAGAAAGAGATTGACCTTATACTTGATAAAATCTCCAGCTCAGGATACGAAAGCCTTTCTAAAGAAGAAAAACAGAAGCTGTTCCAGGCAAGTCAGAAGGAATAG
- a CDS encoding HesB/IscA family protein, with product MATEAKIAPITITDRALAEVKNILVEKNVPAEYGLRIGVQGGGCSGMSYLLGFDKPKESDEVFQLEGVTLIMDKKHGMYVMGMEVDFQDGLNARGFTFNNPQAKSTCGCGSSFSA from the coding sequence ATGGCAACAGAAGCAAAAATAGCCCCTATAACTATAACAGACAGAGCTTTAGCAGAAGTTAAAAATATTCTTGTGGAGAAGAACGTGCCGGCAGAATACGGTTTGCGCATTGGCGTGCAGGGCGGTGGCTGTTCAGGTATGTCTTACCTTCTTGGCTTTGATAAGCCGAAAGAGTCTGATGAGGTATTCCAACTGGAAGGTGTAACCCTGATCATGGATAAGAAGCATGGTATGTATGTGATGGGTATGGAAGTAGATTTCCAGGATGGCCTGAACGCACGTGGCTTTACTTTTAACAACCCTCAGGCTAAGAGCACCTGCGGTTGCGGAAGCTCATTCTCTGCTTAA
- a CDS encoding DMT family transporter, with protein MKELYFILVILAGLAIAIQTGVNAQLNVLLKNPVFTSLVSFMVGTFGLLLFILFTDRNALVQQYPNLQTHWWKYTGGLLGAFYISVIVIVAPRLGAATTIGFAVASQLIFAVIFDHYGWLGFPLKEVSLARILGVILLIAGVYLIRKF; from the coding sequence ATGAAAGAGCTATACTTTATACTAGTTATACTTGCCGGCCTGGCCATTGCCATACAAACAGGAGTTAATGCACAACTTAATGTATTGCTTAAAAATCCGGTTTTTACGTCGCTGGTGTCGTTTATGGTTGGCACTTTCGGCTTGTTGCTTTTTATACTTTTTACTGACCGCAATGCGCTGGTGCAACAGTACCCAAACCTGCAGACACATTGGTGGAAGTATACAGGCGGGTTGTTAGGCGCTTTTTATATTTCGGTTATTGTTATAGTTGCGCCGCGGCTTGGTGCAGCCACTACCATAGGCTTTGCTGTTGCCAGCCAGTTAATCTTTGCTGTTATTTTCGACCATTACGGTTGGCTCGGCTTCCCGCTGAAAGAAGTATCGCTTGCCCGTATTTTAGGTGTGATCTTATTGATCGCCGGTGTTTACCTGATCCGGAAGTTCTAA
- the mutL gene encoding DNA mismatch repair endonuclease MutL, translating into MPDIINLLPDYLANQIAAGEVVQRPASVVKELLENAIDAKATSVQLIVKEAGKQLIQVVDNGIGMSETDARMCFERHATSKIKNTEDLFRIRTMGFRGEAMASIGAVAQVELKTKPHGADAGTRLLVEGSAVVTQEPVVTPSGTSIAVKNLFYNVPARRNFLKTNAVEMRHILDEFQRVALAYPEIAFSLYHNEVEVFNLPSAKLSQRIIGIFGNNYKEQMALCDEETPFLSVRGYIGKPEFAKKTRGEQFFFVNNRFIKSGYLNHAVMTAFEGLLPKESYPFYVLFIDIEPDKIDINVHPTKTEIKFDDEKTVYAIVHSAVRKSLGAHNIAPSLDFDGDVNFAPLQPIRIQNNENAFEQERTTFSSGFSAPASAPKRVSSAGWEQLYEPMHNQPTGEERISSAASINLLDDAFAADASPATSNKTLQVHQKYLLVQVKSGIMVIDQQAAQERILYEKYVTSLQKKAVISQALLFPQTIELSPADAALVKELKAEFLELGFQFEDFGGNTIILNAIPADVQAANEKELLEELVEQYKNNLATLKLDRRENLARAMAKRLAGRLQTRMSELEMNSLVDKLFACQVPNYTPAGQKTLVIMELNQLHELFQKN; encoded by the coding sequence ATGCCCGATATTATAAATTTACTGCCAGACTACTTAGCAAACCAGATCGCTGCCGGTGAGGTAGTGCAAAGACCTGCTTCTGTAGTGAAGGAATTGCTGGAAAACGCCATTGATGCAAAGGCAACCAGTGTGCAACTGATCGTGAAGGAGGCAGGCAAACAATTAATACAGGTGGTAGATAACGGCATTGGCATGAGCGAAACCGATGCCCGTATGTGTTTTGAACGCCACGCTACATCCAAAATCAAAAACACAGAGGACCTGTTCCGTATACGTACAATGGGCTTCCGGGGTGAGGCAATGGCATCTATTGGTGCAGTAGCGCAGGTAGAGCTTAAAACCAAACCACATGGTGCCGATGCCGGAACGCGTCTTTTAGTGGAGGGTTCAGCTGTTGTTACCCAGGAGCCGGTTGTTACACCATCAGGTACAAGTATAGCCGTTAAGAACCTGTTCTATAATGTGCCGGCGCGACGTAATTTCCTGAAGACCAATGCTGTGGAGATGCGCCATATACTCGATGAATTTCAAAGAGTAGCATTAGCTTACCCGGAGATCGCGTTCTCGCTGTACCATAACGAAGTAGAAGTTTTCAACCTGCCATCGGCTAAGCTGAGCCAGCGTATTATCGGTATTTTCGGGAACAACTATAAAGAGCAGATGGCGCTCTGCGACGAAGAAACCCCATTCCTGAGCGTACGTGGTTACATTGGCAAGCCTGAATTTGCCAAGAAAACCCGTGGCGAACAGTTCTTTTTCGTGAATAACCGCTTTATAAAAAGTGGCTACCTGAACCATGCCGTCATGACGGCTTTCGAAGGTTTGCTGCCAAAAGAGAGTTACCCGTTCTATGTGCTCTTTATTGATATTGAGCCGGATAAGATTGATATAAACGTACACCCGACCAAGACTGAGATAAAGTTCGACGACGAGAAAACGGTGTACGCCATTGTGCATTCGGCTGTTCGTAAATCGTTGGGTGCGCACAACATTGCTCCATCGCTGGACTTTGATGGGGATGTGAACTTTGCGCCGTTGCAGCCAATACGCATACAGAACAACGAGAATGCTTTTGAGCAGGAGCGTACCACATTTTCTTCAGGTTTTTCGGCACCAGCGTCGGCACCTAAACGGGTAAGCTCGGCAGGGTGGGAGCAACTATACGAGCCAATGCATAACCAACCAACAGGTGAAGAGCGCATTTCATCAGCGGCAAGTATAAACCTGCTTGATGATGCTTTCGCTGCAGATGCTAGTCCGGCTACATCCAATAAAACGCTGCAGGTGCACCAGAAATACCTGTTGGTACAAGTAAAATCTGGTATTATGGTCATAGACCAGCAGGCGGCACAGGAACGGATCTTGTATGAGAAGTATGTGACATCGCTGCAGAAGAAAGCTGTCATCTCTCAGGCATTGCTGTTCCCGCAAACGATAGAATTATCTCCGGCTGATGCTGCGCTGGTAAAAGAATTAAAGGCAGAGTTCCTGGAGCTGGGTTTTCAGTTCGAAGATTTCGGGGGTAACACTATTATACTTAATGCCATACCTGCCGATGTACAGGCTGCCAATGAAAAGGAACTTCTGGAGGAACTGGTAGAGCAATATAAAAACAATCTGGCCACCCTGAAGTTAGATAGAAGAGAGAACCTCGCGCGTGCCATGGCCAAAAGATTAGCAGGCAGGTTACAAACCCGCATGTCGGAACTGGAGATGAACTCGTTAGTAGATAAGCTCTTTGCCTGCCAGGTGCCAAACTATACGCCAGCCGGACAGAAGACGCTTGTAATCATGGAGCTTAACCAGTTGCATGAGCTGTTCCAGAAAAATTAA